From the genome of Rhizobium binae, one region includes:
- the osmF gene encoding glycine betaine ABC transporter substrate-binding protein OsmF, whose amino-acid sequence MLKKLALAVSLSAFAAGAVQAADVVVSSKIDTEGTLLGNVIALALEANGIKTQDRIALGATPVVRKAITAGEIDIYPEYTGNAGFFFNKADDAAWKNNDQGYELAKKLDYDANKIVWLTPSPANNTWALAVRNDVAGPNKLKTMSDFGKWVAGGGSAKLAASSEFVNSAGALPAFQTTYGFQLKPDQMVVLSGGDTAATIKAAADQTNGVNTAMVYGTDGAIEAAELTVLEDDKGVQQVYAPTPIIREAVLKANPKIEEILSPIFKSLSADELRKLNAKIQVDGEPAKSVAEAYLKEKGFLK is encoded by the coding sequence ATGCTGAAGAAACTCGCACTTGCCGTCTCGCTCTCCGCCTTCGCGGCGGGTGCGGTTCAGGCCGCAGACGTCGTCGTCTCGTCGAAGATCGACACGGAAGGCACGCTGCTCGGCAATGTCATCGCACTGGCGCTCGAAGCAAACGGCATCAAGACGCAGGACCGCATCGCGCTCGGCGCCACGCCCGTGGTGCGCAAGGCGATCACCGCAGGCGAAATCGATATCTATCCTGAGTATACCGGCAATGCCGGGTTCTTCTTCAACAAGGCCGACGACGCGGCCTGGAAGAACAACGACCAGGGTTATGAACTGGCAAAGAAGCTCGATTATGACGCCAACAAGATCGTCTGGCTGACGCCGTCGCCGGCCAACAACACCTGGGCGCTTGCCGTGCGCAACGATGTGGCCGGCCCCAACAAGCTGAAGACCATGTCCGATTTCGGCAAGTGGGTTGCCGGCGGCGGCAGCGCCAAGCTTGCGGCGTCTTCCGAATTCGTCAATTCGGCCGGCGCGCTTCCCGCCTTCCAGACGACCTACGGCTTCCAGCTGAAACCCGACCAGATGGTCGTTCTCTCCGGCGGCGACACGGCAGCGACGATCAAGGCCGCCGCCGACCAGACGAACGGCGTCAACACCGCCATGGTCTACGGCACCGATGGCGCGATCGAAGCGGCCGAATTGACGGTTCTCGAAGACGACAAGGGTGTGCAGCAGGTCTATGCGCCGACCCCGATCATCCGCGAAGCGGTGCTGAAGGCCAATCCGAAGATCGAGGAAATCCTCTCGCCGATCTTCAAGAGCCTCAGCGCCGACGAGCTGCGCAAGCTCAACGCCAAGATCCAGGTCGACGGCGAGCCGGCAAAATCTGTCGCCGAAGCCTATCTCAAGGAAAAGGGCTTCCTGAAGTAA
- a CDS encoding glycoside hydrolase family 2 protein, whose protein sequence is MIEKTALNSGWTLSCNDTARPGLPETIPATVPGCVHLDLLASRLIADPYIDVNEITNDWIGKTDWTYRCSFEAAPDDDRVQELVFDGLDTVAVIALNGDEIGCSFNMHRTYRFDVSGLLKSGRNDLTVTFRSAYAYGAEMEKHYGYRPNNYPGPGNLMRKMACNFGWDWGPTLVTSGLWKPVRLESWDRARLAETRVSATLAGGDGLVKIHTRLARHGASAPCRLVATIGGITTAVAIGAGEAEVALELRLPSPQLWWPHHLGAQPLYPLTLELFDEAGGDVLDTYRRELGFRSLRLDTSPDAHGSAFTFVINDVPLFIAGANWIPDDCFPSRVTAERYAARIEEAKAANIHMLRVWGGGIFERDEFYAACDRIGMLVWQDFLFACAAYPEEEPLRSEVEAEVRDNVVRLMPHASLILWNGNNENIWGFDEWGWRPIIKAGESWGLGYYLDLLPKLCTELDPDRPYYPGSPYSGSMEIEPNADAHGCKHIWDVWNDVGYEVYRNYIPRFCSEFGWQAPAAWATIAESVHDTPLTPQANGVFHHQKATLGNDKLIRGLAGHLPEPKTMDDWHFATQLNQARAIRFGIEHMRSHREICKGAVVWQFNDCWPVTSWAALDSAGRRKPLWYALKAAYDPRLLTIQPRGGGLAAVAVNERTLFWRAKISGRRLNLDGTVLAEFEFWRLLCDRFEANEFPLPDDIVRPDLPKDEVVVVDMLDRRAFHYFVEDIELALPVPRLTVDVATIEGGYAVKVTAENFLKDLCLMADRLDPDAVVDTMLVTLLPGESHVFAVRTAKVIEADDIVGTVLRTANDLVAGSR, encoded by the coding sequence ATGATCGAGAAGACCGCCCTCAATTCCGGCTGGACGCTTTCCTGCAACGATACAGCAAGGCCTGGTCTGCCGGAAACAATCCCCGCGACGGTGCCGGGCTGCGTGCATCTCGATCTTCTCGCCAGCCGGCTGATCGCCGATCCCTATATCGACGTCAACGAGATCACCAATGACTGGATCGGCAAGACCGACTGGACCTATCGCTGCAGTTTCGAGGCAGCGCCCGATGATGACAGGGTGCAGGAACTCGTGTTCGACGGGCTCGATACGGTCGCGGTGATCGCGCTGAACGGCGACGAAATCGGCTGCAGCTTCAATATGCACCGCACCTATCGTTTCGATGTTTCCGGGCTGCTGAAGTCCGGCCGGAACGACCTCACCGTCACCTTCCGTTCCGCCTATGCTTATGGCGCGGAGATGGAGAAACATTACGGCTACCGGCCGAACAATTATCCGGGACCGGGCAATCTGATGCGCAAGATGGCCTGCAATTTCGGTTGGGACTGGGGGCCCACGCTGGTGACCTCGGGTCTCTGGAAACCGGTGCGGCTGGAAAGCTGGGACCGGGCGCGGCTTGCGGAAACACGGGTTTCGGCAACGCTTGCCGGCGGCGACGGGCTGGTGAAGATCCACACCCGGCTGGCACGGCATGGCGCTAGCGCTCCGTGCCGGCTCGTCGCGACAATCGGCGGCATAACGACGGCGGTGGCGATCGGCGCCGGCGAAGCCGAGGTCGCCCTCGAACTTCGCCTGCCGTCGCCGCAGCTCTGGTGGCCGCACCATCTCGGCGCGCAGCCACTTTATCCCCTGACGCTTGAACTCTTCGACGAAGCCGGCGGCGATGTGCTCGACACTTATCGGCGTGAGCTCGGTTTCCGTTCGTTGCGGCTCGACACCTCGCCCGACGCCCACGGCTCGGCCTTCACCTTCGTCATCAACGACGTGCCGCTGTTCATCGCCGGGGCAAACTGGATTCCCGACGATTGTTTCCCATCGCGGGTGACGGCCGAGCGCTATGCCGCCCGCATCGAGGAGGCGAAGGCCGCCAATATCCACATGCTGCGCGTCTGGGGCGGCGGCATCTTCGAGCGCGACGAATTCTACGCGGCCTGCGACCGCATCGGCATGCTGGTCTGGCAGGATTTCCTCTTTGCCTGCGCCGCCTACCCGGAAGAGGAGCCGCTTCGAAGCGAGGTCGAGGCTGAGGTGCGCGACAATGTCGTGCGACTGATGCCGCATGCCTCACTGATCCTCTGGAACGGCAACAATGAGAATATCTGGGGCTTCGACGAATGGGGCTGGCGGCCGATCATCAAGGCCGGCGAGAGCTGGGGGCTCGGTTATTATCTCGATCTGCTGCCGAAGCTCTGCACTGAGCTCGATCCCGACCGGCCCTATTATCCCGGCAGCCCCTATTCCGGCTCGATGGAGATCGAGCCCAATGCCGACGCGCATGGCTGCAAACATATCTGGGACGTCTGGAACGACGTCGGCTACGAGGTCTACCGCAACTATATCCCGCGTTTCTGCTCCGAATTCGGCTGGCAGGCGCCGGCCGCCTGGGCGACGATCGCCGAAAGCGTTCATGACACGCCGCTGACGCCGCAAGCGAACGGCGTCTTCCATCATCAGAAGGCGACGCTCGGCAATGACAAGCTGATCCGCGGCCTCGCCGGCCATCTGCCGGAGCCGAAGACGATGGACGACTGGCATTTCGCCACTCAGCTCAACCAGGCCCGCGCCATCCGCTTCGGCATCGAGCACATGCGCTCTCATCGGGAGATCTGCAAGGGTGCGGTGGTCTGGCAGTTCAACGACTGCTGGCCGGTGACCTCCTGGGCAGCCCTCGATTCGGCCGGTCGCCGCAAGCCGCTCTGGTATGCGCTGAAGGCCGCCTATGATCCACGCCTGCTGACGATCCAGCCGCGCGGCGGCGGACTTGCGGCAGTGGCGGTCAACGAGAGAACGCTGTTCTGGCGGGCGAAAATCAGCGGCAGGCGTTTGAATCTCGACGGCACCGTGCTGGCCGAATTCGAATTCTGGCGTCTGCTCTGCGACCGCTTCGAGGCCAACGAGTTTCCGCTGCCCGACGATATCGTCAGGCCGGACTTACCGAAGGACGAGGTCGTGGTCGTCGACATGCTCGACCGGCGGGCGTTCCATTATTTCGTCGAGGATATCGAGCTTGCCTTGCCGGTGCCGCGGCTGACGGTGGATGTTGCGACGATCGAGGGCGGGTATGCGGTGAAAGTGACGGCCGAGAACTTCCTCAAGGATCTCTGCCTGATGGCGGACCGGCTGGATCCGGATGCGGTGGTCGATACGATGCTGGTGACGCTTCTGCCGGGCGAGAGCCATGTGTTTGCGGTAAGAACGGCGAAGGTAATTGAGGCTGATGACATCGTCGGTACCGTTCTGCGCACGGCCAATGATCTTGTCGCCGGTTCGCGCTAG
- a CDS encoding ABC transporter permease, whose translation MDETSAVRRLDRLGLVLVAGGIAATALMPFIYVKANRIAAGKPMLLAQLLPQPSVVILTALLILTALATLFLRSAVARLVIATLCLAALVVAIGLVSTAATPAGSTVARMTPGGGFWTLFAVIGLVISDALVKIRLAPWMRVAALAAYAALLFILLASGLLDSLSIMKEFSTRAPQFETEAISHLLLALGSLAIAILLGLPLGILCFWVPRLRAVVLQGLSLIQTIPSLALFGLLMLPLGYLATHVALAAAIGIRGIGTAPALIALVLYSLLPIVANTVVGLQGVDPSVRDAAAGMGLTRRQILVRIDMPLAFPVILTGIRIVLVQAIGMVTIAALIGGGGFGIFIFQGLGQTAMDLVLLGAVPTVFFAFSSAVILDAVIDSIRGPAA comes from the coding sequence ATGGACGAAACCTCAGCGGTCCGCAGGCTGGACCGGCTCGGCCTGGTACTGGTGGCCGGCGGCATTGCGGCCACCGCTCTGATGCCCTTCATCTACGTCAAGGCGAATCGCATCGCCGCCGGCAAGCCGATGCTGCTGGCCCAGCTCCTTCCCCAGCCTTCCGTCGTCATCCTGACCGCCCTCCTCATACTCACCGCCCTGGCGACGCTGTTTCTCCGCAGCGCAGTAGCGCGGCTCGTCATCGCGACACTCTGCCTCGCGGCGCTGGTCGTCGCGATCGGTCTGGTCTCGACCGCGGCGACGCCGGCCGGCAGCACCGTGGCGCGCATGACGCCGGGCGGCGGTTTCTGGACGCTGTTCGCGGTGATCGGGCTCGTCATCTCGGATGCGCTGGTGAAGATAAGGCTGGCGCCGTGGATGCGGGTCGCAGCGCTTGCGGCCTATGCGGCGCTTCTGTTCATCCTGCTTGCCTCCGGCCTGCTCGACAGCCTGTCGATCATGAAGGAATTCTCGACGCGGGCGCCGCAATTCGAGACCGAAGCGATTTCGCATCTGCTGCTGGCCCTCGGCTCGCTTGCCATCGCTATTCTTCTCGGCCTGCCGCTCGGCATCCTCTGCTTCTGGGTGCCGCGGCTGCGGGCCGTGGTGCTGCAGGGCCTCAGCCTCATCCAGACGATCCCGAGCCTGGCGCTCTTCGGCCTGCTGATGCTGCCGCTCGGCTACCTCGCCACCCATGTGGCGCTGGCGGCCGCGATCGGCATCCGCGGCATCGGCACGGCGCCGGCGCTGATCGCGCTGGTGCTTTATTCGCTGCTGCCGATCGTCGCCAATACCGTCGTCGGCCTTCAGGGCGTCGATCCCTCGGTGCGCGATGCCGCGGCCGGCATGGGACTGACGCGTCGGCAGATCCTCGTTCGTATCGACATGCCGCTTGCCTTTCCTGTCATTCTCACCGGCATCCGCATCGTGCTGGTGCAGGCGATCGGCATGGTGACGATCGCCGCGTTGATCGGCGGCGGCGGCTTCGGCATCTTCATCTTCCAGGGGCTCGGCCAGACCGCCATGGATCTCGTGCTGCTCGGCGCCGTGCCGACAGTCTTCTTCGCCTTCTCATCGGCCGTCATCCTCGATGCGGTCATCGACAGCATCCGGGGGCCCGCCGCATGA
- a CDS encoding long-chain fatty acid--CoA ligase, translating to MTSISVHPNGAKADKPWLATYPEMVPDELPPLEHASLAELLEKSCARYADRTVFSSMGKAMSYRELEDKTRKVAAWLQNIGLEKGDRVAVMMPNVLQNPVATYAILRAGFVVVNVNPLYTPRELEHQLRDSGAKAIFVLENFARTVEQVLNKTDLRHVVVTSLGEMLGPKGLMVNFVVRKVKKLVPSWSIPQHKSFSQVLREGAKKSLRPVTLTGGDVAFLQYTGGTTGVAKGAVLTHQNLLANKLQLSLWLRSAFERKKQPEALNFLCALPLYHIFALTVNSLMGMSLGAHNILIANPRDIPGLVKEFGKSNIHIFPGLNTLFNALMNNAEFAKLDFSSLIMSLGGGMAVQRPVAERWLKMTGTAITEGYGLSETSPVATANRFDSIEFTGSIGLPLPSTELDIRDEEGRPLPLGEIGEICIRGPQVMAGYWQKPEDTARVMTADGYFRSGDMGFMDERGYTKIVDRKKDMILVSGFNVYPNEIEEVAAMHAGILEAAAIGVPDGHSGEAVKLFVVRKDPNLTEAEVKAHCIANLTNYKRPRFIEFRTELPKSPVGKILRKDLRG from the coding sequence ATGACCAGCATTTCCGTCCATCCGAACGGAGCAAAAGCCGACAAGCCCTGGCTTGCAACCTATCCCGAAATGGTTCCGGACGAGCTCCCGCCGCTGGAACATGCCTCGCTTGCCGAACTCCTCGAAAAATCCTGCGCCCGTTACGCCGACCGGACGGTTTTTTCCAGCATGGGCAAGGCGATGAGCTACCGCGAGCTGGAGGACAAGACACGCAAGGTCGCCGCCTGGCTGCAGAACATCGGGCTGGAGAAGGGCGACCGCGTCGCGGTGATGATGCCAAACGTCCTGCAGAATCCGGTCGCCACCTATGCCATCCTGCGGGCCGGCTTCGTCGTCGTCAACGTCAATCCGCTCTATACGCCGCGCGAACTCGAACACCAGCTGCGCGATTCCGGCGCCAAGGCAATCTTCGTCCTGGAGAATTTCGCCCGCACGGTCGAGCAGGTCCTGAACAAGACCGATCTGCGCCATGTCGTCGTCACCTCGCTCGGCGAAATGCTGGGGCCGAAGGGGCTGATGGTCAATTTTGTCGTGCGCAAGGTGAAGAAGCTCGTTCCCTCATGGTCGATCCCGCAGCATAAGAGCTTCAGCCAGGTGCTGCGCGAAGGCGCGAAGAAGAGCCTTCGGCCGGTCACGCTGACCGGTGGCGACGTCGCCTTCCTGCAATATACCGGCGGCACGACCGGGGTTGCGAAGGGCGCGGTGCTGACGCATCAAAACCTGCTCGCCAACAAGCTGCAGCTGTCGCTCTGGCTGCGGTCGGCCTTCGAGCGCAAGAAACAGCCCGAAGCGCTGAACTTCCTCTGCGCGCTGCCGCTCTACCACATCTTCGCGCTGACGGTGAACTCGCTCATGGGCATGTCGCTCGGCGCCCACAATATCCTGATCGCCAATCCGCGCGACATTCCCGGCCTCGTCAAGGAATTCGGAAAGTCGAACATTCATATCTTTCCGGGCCTCAACACGCTGTTCAACGCGCTGATGAACAATGCCGAATTCGCCAAGCTCGACTTCTCCTCGCTGATCATGTCGCTCGGCGGCGGCATGGCCGTCCAGCGCCCGGTCGCCGAACGCTGGCTGAAGATGACCGGCACGGCAATTACCGAGGGTTACGGGCTGTCCGAGACCTCGCCCGTGGCCACCGCCAACCGCTTCGATTCGATCGAGTTTACCGGCTCGATCGGCCTGCCGCTGCCCTCCACCGAACTCGACATCCGCGACGAAGAGGGCCGTCCGCTGCCGCTCGGCGAAATCGGCGAGATCTGCATCCGCGGGCCGCAGGTGATGGCCGGCTATTGGCAGAAGCCGGAGGACACGGCGCGGGTGATGACGGCCGACGGCTATTTCCGCTCCGGCGACATGGGCTTCATGGACGAACGCGGCTACACCAAGATTGTCGACCGCAAGAAGGACATGATCCTGGTCTCCGGCTTCAACGTCTATCCGAACGAGATCGAGGAGGTCGCCGCCATGCATGCCGGCATTCTCGAAGCCGCGGCGATCGGCGTCCCGGACGGGCATTCGGGCGAGGCGGTCAAACTCTTCGTCGTCAGGAAGGATCCGAACCTGACGGAGGCCGAGGTGAAGGCCCATTGCATCGCCAATCTCACCAATTACAAGCGCCCGCGCTTCATCGAATTCCGCACCGAGCTGCCGAAATCCCCCGTCGGCAAGATCCTGCGCAAGGACCTGCGCGGCTGA
- a CDS encoding ABC transporter ATP-binding protein yields the protein MSMIEIRNVTKRYGAATVVDNVSMEVEKGSITVIVGTSGSGKSTLMRMINRLVPITEGKIFVGGRNVMDVEVTELRRRIGYAIQGHGLFPHRTVAQNIATVPQLLEWDSARIAARVEELLGLFNLDPATFADKYPHQLSGGQQQRVGVARALAAEPELLLMDEPFGALDPVIRGKAQDDLLAIQKQFGTTIILVTHDMDEAFHLGNQIAVMSQGRLLQCSTPEKILTEPADPFVQQLTGTSDRALKLMSLLPLKESMGPAKSGLAYALPQSLSLRDALAEMIWQGVDEAAVQDGEKAPVGSISMTRLLELGRKA from the coding sequence ATGAGCATGATCGAAATCCGCAATGTCACCAAGCGCTATGGTGCCGCCACCGTCGTCGACAATGTCTCGATGGAGGTCGAAAAGGGCTCGATCACTGTCATCGTCGGCACGTCGGGCTCCGGCAAATCGACACTGATGCGGATGATCAACCGGCTGGTGCCGATCACCGAAGGCAAGATCTTCGTCGGCGGCCGGAATGTCATGGACGTCGAGGTGACCGAGCTTCGCCGCCGGATTGGCTACGCCATCCAGGGGCACGGCCTGTTTCCCCATCGCACCGTCGCGCAGAATATCGCCACCGTGCCGCAGCTTCTGGAATGGGATTCGGCACGTATCGCCGCCCGCGTCGAAGAACTGCTCGGACTGTTCAACCTCGATCCGGCAACTTTCGCCGACAAATATCCGCATCAGCTTTCCGGCGGCCAGCAGCAGCGCGTCGGGGTTGCCCGGGCGCTGGCGGCCGAGCCGGAACTGCTGTTGATGGATGAACCCTTCGGTGCCCTCGATCCCGTCATCCGCGGCAAGGCGCAGGACGATCTGCTGGCGATCCAGAAGCAGTTCGGCACCACCATCATCCTCGTCACCCACGACATGGACGAGGCCTTCCATCTCGGCAATCAGATCGCGGTGATGAGCCAGGGCAGGTTGCTGCAATGCTCGACGCCGGAAAAGATCCTCACCGAGCCGGCCGATCCCTTCGTCCAGCAACTGACCGGCACCTCCGACCGGGCGCTGAAGCTGATGTCGCTGCTGCCCCTGAAGGAGAGCATGGGACCGGCCAAGAGCGGGCTTGCCTATGCCCTGCCGCAGTCGCTCAGCCTGCGCGACGCGCTTGCCGAAATGATCTGGCAGGGGGTCGACGAGGCGGCGGTGCAGGATGGCGAGAAGGCGCCTGTGGGATCTATTTCAATGACACGGCTGCTCGAACTGGGCCGCAAGGCATGA
- a CDS encoding LysR family transcriptional regulator, translating to MHLGALFIIRHVLTSASVRETARRFQLSPSTVSAAIRNAETELAMKLTERASGELVTLIASGGLLEGLEPITVAIGELCQFADHAGAGGIDEAWAARIPVKIVAIERFLEVADHGSINRAACRLHLGQPQLSLQLANLEKFLGRRLFERQAHGSVLTEEGRRAYQIFMAISQAWNDLKSAADERYRRTARSLRIGSIIPTGSESWVARCLGLLVSEWNARRSNNAISLVAMTADDLREALKSGRIDVAILDSVFGLEDFRHRELLQTDMVVIAPPQSTETTVAELVAAHAICMPSPRTGLGHAAMAFSHERADRRLRSRDITAADSLPVIVDLVANHGYVSFLGRVSAMPIADKVRIVDLDEALPMSYHVAFNHRKAAADACAVIIAAAARITSEAVAKTDGTRESAA from the coding sequence TTGCATCTCGGCGCCCTGTTCATCATCCGCCATGTCCTGACCTCGGCCTCGGTCCGCGAGACCGCGCGCCGCTTCCAGTTGTCGCCCTCCACCGTGTCTGCGGCCATCCGCAACGCCGAGACGGAACTGGCGATGAAGCTGACGGAACGCGCCTCCGGCGAGCTGGTGACGCTGATCGCAAGCGGCGGCTTGCTCGAAGGCCTGGAGCCGATCACGGTCGCGATCGGCGAGCTCTGCCAATTCGCCGACCACGCCGGCGCCGGCGGGATCGATGAGGCCTGGGCCGCTCGTATTCCCGTCAAGATCGTCGCGATCGAGCGGTTCCTGGAGGTCGCCGATCACGGCAGCATCAACCGCGCCGCGTGCCGCCTTCATCTCGGTCAGCCGCAGCTTTCGCTCCAGCTTGCCAATCTTGAAAAATTTCTCGGGCGCCGGCTGTTCGAGCGGCAGGCGCATGGCTCGGTCCTGACGGAGGAGGGCAGGCGCGCCTACCAGATCTTCATGGCGATCAGCCAGGCGTGGAACGATCTGAAATCGGCCGCCGACGAGCGCTATCGCCGCACCGCGCGGTCGCTTCGCATCGGCTCGATCATCCCGACCGGATCGGAAAGCTGGGTGGCGCGCTGCCTCGGCCTGCTGGTCTCCGAATGGAACGCGCGCCGCAGCAACAATGCAATTTCGCTGGTCGCGATGACCGCCGACGATCTGCGCGAAGCGCTGAAGAGCGGCCGCATCGATGTGGCGATCCTGGATTCGGTCTTCGGCCTGGAAGACTTCCGCCATCGCGAACTGCTGCAGACCGACATGGTGGTGATCGCCCCGCCGCAAAGCACGGAAACGACGGTCGCCGAACTGGTGGCCGCCCATGCGATCTGCATGCCGAGCCCGCGCACCGGCCTCGGCCATGCGGCCATGGCCTTCAGCCACGAGCGCGCAGACCGGCGCTTGCGCAGCCGCGATATCACCGCGGCGGATTCGCTGCCCGTGATCGTCGACCTCGTCGCCAATCACGGTTACGTCTCCTTCCTCGGCCGGGTCAGCGCCATGCCGATCGCCGACAAGGTACGCATCGTCGATCTCGACGAGGCCCTGCCGATGTCCTATCACGTCGCCTTCAACCATCGCAAAGCCGCCGCCGACGCCTGCGCCGTCATCATCGCGGCGGCGGCAAGAATAACGTCGGAAGCCGTCGCGAAAACCGACGGAACGAGGGAGAGCGCCGCATGA
- a CDS encoding copper homeostasis protein CutC — MTILLEVCVHSAEGLAAAIEGGASRIELCSALELGGLTPLPSLMRIAARAPIPVYAMIRPHAGPFIFGSADEEAMLLDIDAVRAAGLAGVVIGANRPDGTLDMPLIYRLKAHAAGLGSTLHRAFDLVPDADQALEQAIELGCERILTSGCAPNAIDGIETLQRLSAKATGRISIMPGSGIRPANVGAILQATGAREVHGSCSSRVEGVDPRAVAFGFEAKSSNRTDVAVVREMRGAIEAAG, encoded by the coding sequence ATGACGATCTTGCTGGAAGTCTGTGTCCACAGCGCCGAGGGCCTTGCCGCCGCGATCGAAGGCGGCGCCTCTCGTATCGAGCTCTGCTCGGCGCTGGAGCTCGGCGGCCTGACGCCGCTACCGAGCCTGATGCGGATCGCCGCCCGGGCGCCCATCCCGGTCTACGCTATGATCCGCCCGCATGCCGGCCCCTTCATCTTCGGCAGCGCCGACGAGGAAGCCATGCTGCTCGATATCGACGCCGTGCGCGCCGCCGGCCTTGCCGGCGTCGTCATCGGCGCCAACCGGCCGGACGGCACGCTCGACATGCCGCTGATTTACCGCCTGAAGGCGCATGCTGCCGGCTTGGGATCGACGCTGCACCGCGCCTTCGACCTGGTGCCGGATGCCGACCAGGCGCTGGAGCAGGCGATCGAACTCGGCTGCGAACGCATCCTTACTTCCGGCTGCGCGCCAAACGCCATAGACGGAATCGAAACGCTGCAGCGCCTGTCGGCAAAGGCGACCGGCCGCATATCGATCATGCCCGGCAGCGGCATCCGCCCCGCCAACGTCGGCGCAATATTGCAGGCAACCGGCGCCCGCGAGGTGCATGGATCCTGCAGCTCGCGGGTCGAAGGCGTCGATCCGCGAGCGGTTGCCTTCGGCTTCGAGGCGAAGAGCAGCAATAGGACGGATGTCGCGGTGGTCAGGGAGATGCGCGGGGCGATCGAGGCTGCGGGTTAG
- a CDS encoding VOC family protein — protein sequence MAKMIHSMIRVLDEARSVDFYRKAFGLAVADRVDFETFTLIYLSNAETGFELELTVNKGRTEPYNLGNAYGHLAVSVEEVAVERERMLKLGLKPGELVELNRDGRLFGLFFFVSDPDGYKIEVLQRHGRFL from the coding sequence TTGGCGAAGATGATCCACTCCATGATCCGCGTTCTCGACGAGGCGCGTTCGGTCGACTTCTATCGCAAGGCTTTTGGCCTTGCGGTTGCCGATCGCGTCGATTTCGAAACCTTCACGCTGATTTATCTCAGCAATGCCGAGACCGGCTTCGAACTGGAGCTGACCGTCAACAAGGGCCGGACCGAGCCCTATAATCTCGGCAATGCCTATGGCCATCTCGCCGTCTCGGTCGAAGAGGTGGCGGTCGAGCGTGAGCGCATGCTGAAACTGGGGCTGAAACCGGGTGAACTGGTGGAGCTCAATCGCGACGGCAGGCTCTTCGGCCTATTCTTTTTCGTCAGCGATCCCGACGGCTACAAGATCGAAGTGCTGCAGCGCCATGGCCGGTTTCTCTGA
- a CDS encoding ABC transporter permease: MKLVVANLFRLAALVLLLILLFRTQWLSFLLTPLTTNNAPAVYTQNSLASLAAGHLQLVVGSIACSAVLAVLGGIFVTRESGADFLPLSRAIANAGQTFPPVAVLALAVPATGFGAMPTLIALFLYGLLPIFENTVAGLKQVSPQVLDAADGMGMSATQRLLRVELPLALPLILEGLKVATVINIGTATIGSTVAAKGLGEVIIAGLISDNTAFILQGGLIVGLMAVLLYDAMGLVEAAITRRIGLRAA; the protein is encoded by the coding sequence ATGAAACTCGTCGTCGCCAATCTCTTCCGGCTGGCCGCACTCGTCCTGCTCTTGATCCTGCTGTTCAGGACCCAGTGGCTTTCCTTCCTGCTGACGCCGCTGACCACCAACAATGCGCCCGCCGTCTATACGCAGAACAGCCTTGCGTCGCTGGCTGCCGGCCATCTGCAGCTCGTCGTCGGATCGATCGCCTGCAGCGCCGTGCTCGCCGTTCTCGGCGGCATCTTCGTCACCCGCGAAAGCGGCGCCGACTTCCTGCCGCTGTCGCGGGCGATTGCCAATGCCGGGCAGACCTTTCCGCCGGTCGCGGTGCTGGCGCTGGCCGTTCCGGCCACCGGTTTCGGCGCCATGCCGACGCTGATCGCACTCTTTCTCTATGGCCTCTTGCCGATCTTCGAAAACACCGTCGCCGGTCTCAAGCAGGTGTCGCCGCAGGTGCTCGATGCCGCCGACGGCATGGGCATGAGTGCCACGCAGCGGCTGTTGCGCGTCGAGCTGCCGCTTGCCCTGCCGCTGATCCTCGAAGGGCTGAAGGTCGCGACCGTCATCAATATCGGCACGGCGACGATCGGCTCGACGGTTGCGGCAAAGGGCCTCGGCGAGGTGATCATCGCCGGGCTGATATCGGACAATACGGCCTTCATCCTGCAGGGCGGGCTGATCGTCGGCCTGATGGCGGTGCTGCTCTACGACGCCATGGGTCTCGTCGAAGCGGCGATCACGCGAAGAATCGGCTTGCGCGCGGCGTAG
- a CDS encoding PRC-barrel domain-containing protein, with protein MLNQDTDASRRDPNVKDTPSLIASDRVEGTRVYGPDGRHIGSIERLIIGKLDGRVAYAVLSFGGFLGIGDDHYPLPWEKLNYDTQLDGYRIDLTKEQIEGAPSYSDDDDTWYNDNGRRVYDYYGVPPYWM; from the coding sequence ATGTTGAATCAGGATACCGACGCCAGCCGCCGCGACCCGAACGTAAAGGATACGCCTTCGCTGATCGCCAGCGACCGGGTCGAAGGTACCCGCGTCTACGGCCCGGATGGCAGGCATATTGGCTCGATCGAACGGCTGATCATCGGCAAGCTCGATGGCCGCGTCGCCTATGCCGTGCTGAGCTTCGGCGGCTTCCTGGGCATCGGTGACGATCACTATCCGCTCCCCTGGGAAAAGCTGAACTATGACACCCAGCTGGACGGCTATCGCATCGACCTGACGAAGGAGCAGATCGAAGGCGCCCCGAGCTATTCGGACGATGACGACACCTGGTACAACGATAATGGCCGCCGGGTCTACGACTACTACGGCGTGCCGCCCTACTGGATGTAA